The following are encoded together in the Cryptococcus neoformans var. neoformans JEC21 chromosome 9 sequence genome:
- a CDS encoding expressed protein, whose amino-acid sequence MSNDRRNGIATRRYLAFGNNLCRQLDYRGSLVLKEPKDITDCLQGWQEVVWHSYACTIAQNSAWEWYGWGLDPLVSRDEPKKLEFDGKQYTRIIGYARPLAFLQVDGHVINQKGQKSVKVWNDVVVTELGATYGYRWQDGVYYFESLQNLLDHENPFGPLEHSLLHQKTPLKLFAAESQVYILAQGAMSHLFEVIDARALPPGLRQTCKDPVTVKLVEDLEGLGVTKLVTGSANRFLALTEGGDAYLLAYNSDPEMIKVPNEEEVRLAGVGPDFVIVVTENNIYVQGSNSFGQLGLLGDNQPEFIKLDIGEFKAEQIEKIYTSRWSTILCVRG is encoded by the exons ATGTCTAATGATCGCCGCAATGGAATTGCGACTCGTCGGTACTTGGCTTTTGGCAACAACCTTTGTCGACAGCTAGACTACCGTGGATCTCTTGTCCTCAAGGAACCAAAAGACATCACGGACTGTTTACAAGGCTGGCAAGAGGTTGTCTGGCACTCCTACGCATGCACCATAGCTCAGA ATTCGGCCTGGGAATGGTATGGATGGGGACTGGACCCATTGGTATCCAGAGATGAACCTAAAAAGCTAGAGTTCGATGGAAAACAATACACTCGAATCATTGGGTATGCCAGGCCTCTTGCTTTTCTGCAAGTAGACGGCCACGTTATCAATCAAAAGGGACAAAAATCGGTCAAGGTTTGGAATGATGTCGTGGTTACGGAATTAGGCGCTACATATGGGTATAGAT GGCAAGATGGTGTTTATTATTTTGAGTCTCTGCAAAACTTGCTGGACCATGAGAACCCTTTTGGCCCCCTCGAacattctcttctccatcagaAAACTCCTCTCAAACTCTTTGCTGCCGAATCACAAGTGTACATCCTTGCTCAAGGGGCAATGTCACACCTATTCGAGGTGATAGATGCCCGCGCTCTTCCCCCTGGCCTTCGCCAGACTTGCAAAGATCCAGTCACGGTCAAGCTCGTAGAAGATCTTGAAGGATTGGGAGTGACGAAGCTCGTGACCGGATCGGCCAACCGTTTTCTAGCTCTGACTGAAGGAGGTGATGCGTATCTTTTAGCTTACAACTCTGATCCAGAGATGATCAAAGTCCccaacgaagaagaagtgcgATTGGCTGGGGTAGGCCCAGATTTTGTGATAGTCGTCACAGAGAACAATATATACGTTCAAGGATCAA ATTCGTTCGGACAGCTGGGATTGCTTGGAGATAATCAGCCAGAGTTCATAAAGCTAGATATAGGGGAATTTAAGGCTGAACAGATTGAAAAAATCTATACATCACGATGGTCTACAATATTATGCGTCAGAGGATGA
- a CDS encoding ferric reductase transmembrane component 2 precursor, putative encodes MTVTGSTSAEVAASSYVPPYKATTSYAQSPEVTGSVTSALPADPTVSSGISGADYAASYLDAHMMSWPSYRYAYLFWIILAGLAAIYALSHHLRLSAGSLGAGYSKWGMRRKALGTKDGRRGTVLPSNNTMLSIAFLIILSVVLCLVGYDYINPSSTILNFASYRKRAFVPYGISKAFWTSGNRFGYMAFAMTPLVVLFALKAPPFAFLSLRPFTHLYSDKLALFHRAAAWLVWAFTTVHTILWTIQLFKDKRNGRAVWFTIWNSYHFIFGCIAYGLMTAVMVLSLKPVRKHGFEFFYIAHVVLVFLTIVCSIIHHPVLWFWMAGALILWGCERSVRLIRMTRINGIFGKNKYSALVAGRSYDQYSHRKQDFKQGDPYSTPQRDFGNPYTDKTPPKPLAMGHLPSGDLSDFGGTRGQNGYDEGSFQPLGSYDARHSDSDPAAVSPPYHERVQSVAHSIPPGLPAYMPTTIPIGHAQAQLLPSRTIRLTIRVARPFRWSPGQSVLLYLPELSWFQSHPFTILNNDPNEIMLLVKARKGLTRRLFNYVRQRSLAAVGINSVKDKRISLASMRTSNGENNLYVPPIFLKAWVDGPMGSSERVRWKDHSTVVVVCGGSGVSFGAAVCEHVCMSIKNQVGKTRRIRFCWVVREYAEIAWVAGQLRRCQDMVSADQLHIDIFVTKAQRVKDDLAPPKPVFARGAHSRANSFDSAASEMSADSSTDRDEAVDSTLMESYADVIDLTNYEDEEDVDDPVENRLSTKLEQQGKLRRARSRKFAKRKSAAKLSQTPSYPPSRFQSTYSYDNPEESFAHSNQGYGHSPASSLYDSFHESRGHAGHSSIAMSPSASQSMLIHSTSHSVPQSMLSPSTSISMLPTSPPFNAYHGNHQSVRSISDSTYTANDPFTGGSSQGHGSPSVGHSSLTDDTQVAVPNDPFRDIQTALSRTSRTQSMVLLENSGADPKEDAGLWIDEADYAAMCVMSEMARAGKPKLSAVLEEEIEIAQGSLIVATCGPVTLNTVVRNLVSKTISPSRIRRGDRRGHIVVYSEDYEG; translated from the exons ATGACAGTTACCGGCTCCACCTCAGCAGAAGTAGCTGCTTCGTCTTACGTACCACCTTACAAGGCAACAACATCGTACGCTCAAAGTCCTGAGGTAACAGGTTCTGTAACCAGCGCGCTACCA GCGGACCCCACTGTATCATCTGGGATATCAGGAGCGGACTATGCGGCCTCGTATCTGGATGCTCATATGATGAG CTGGCCATCGTACCGGTACGCCTACCTGTTCTGGATCATATTGGCAGGCCTTGCAGCCATCTATGCTCTTTCACATCATCTACGATTATCAGCAGGTTCCCTCGGCGCGGGGTATTCCAAATGGGGTATGCGACGGAAAGCTTTAGGCACGAAAGACGGGCGGAGAGGAACAGTTTTGCCAAGCAATAACACTATGCTGTCAATCGCCTTTCTCATTATCCTTTCTGTGGTTCTCTGCCTGGTCGGCTACGACTACATAAACCCTTCTTCGACAATACTCAACTTTGCGTCATACCGAAAGCGAGCATTTGTGCCCTACGGCATTAGCAAGGCCTTTTGGACGTCGGGGAATCGATTTGGATATATGGCGTTTGCGATGACACCTCTCGTAGTTCTTTTCGCTCTCAAAGCGCCCCCATTCGCCTTTTTATCCCTTCGTCCATTTACACATCTGTACTCTGATAAGCTCGCATTGTTTCATCGTGCCGCCGCTTGGTTGGTCTGGGCATTTACCACTGTTCACACAATCTTGTGGACGATCCAACTGTTCAAAGACAAGCGTAATGGTAGGGCTGTGTGGTTCACTATCTGGAATAGCTACCATTTCATCTTTGGTTGCATTGCCTATGGGTTGATGACGGCGGTGATGGTGCTTAGTTTAAAGCCTGTCCGAAAACATGGTTTTGAA TTCTTCTACATTGCCCACGTGGTACTCGTCTTTTTAACCATCGTTTGTTCCATTATCCATCATCCAGTGCTCTGGTTCTGGATGGCAGGAGCTCTCATTCTCTGGGGATGTGAGAGAAGTGTACGTCTCATCCGAATGACTAGGATCAATGGAATCTTTGGCAAGAACAAGTACAGTGCTCTCGTTGCTGGAAGATCATATGACCAATACTCCCACCGTAAGCAAGACTTCAAGCAGGGCGACCCATACTCGACGCCTCAGCGCGACTTTGGTAATCCCTACACCGATAAAACACCTCCTAAACCTTTAGCTATGGGTCATTTACCAAGCGGAGATCTGAGCGACTTTGGTGGTACTAGAGGCCAGAATGGTTACGACGAGGGTTCGTTTCAACCCCTCGGTTCATACGATGCTCGTCACAGTGACAGCGACCCAGCCGCTGTCTCTCCTCCCTATCATGAGAGGGTACAATCGGTTGCTCATAGTATCCCGCCCGGTCTGCCTGCCTATATGCCCACAACCATCCCTATCGGTCATGCCCAAGCgcaacttcttccttccagaACTATCCGCTTAACGATTCGAGTGGCCAGACCATTCCGTTGGTCTCCCGGACAAAGCGTTTTGCTTTATCTTCCCGAGCTATCCTGGTTCCAGTCGCATCCCTTTACGATTCTCAATAACGACCCCAACGAAATCATGTTACTTGTCAAGGCACGAAAAGGTCTCACGAGGCGTTTGTTTAATTACGTCCGACAGCGTTCTCTGGCTGCTGTTGGTATCAATAGCGTCAAGGATAAACGCATCTCCCTTGCTTCCATGCGTACCAGTAATGGCGAAAATAATCTATACGTACCACCGATCTTTCTGAAAGCCTGGGTGGACGGTCCTATGGGTTCGTCGGAACGGGTAAGGTGGAAGGATCATTCAACAGTTGTTGTAGTATGTGGTGGATCAGGTGTCAGTTTCGGAGCTGCAGTGTGTGAACATGTCTGTATGTCTATCAAGAATCAAGTGGGGAAAACCAGACGAATAAGGTTTTGCTGGGTTGTCAGAGAGTATGCTGAGATCGCGTGGGTGGCGGGTCAGTTGAGGCGATGTCAGGACATGGTCTCGGCGGATCAACTTCACATTGATATCTTTGTGACCAAAGCCCAACGAGTCAAGGACGACCTTGCACCTCCCAAGCCTGTCTTTGCTCGAGGCGCTCACTCCCGAGCAAATTCGTTCGATTCAGCTGCAAGTGAGATGAGCGCGGACTCTTCTACTGATCGAGATGAAGCGGTGGATAGCACGCTCATGGAGAGTTATGCGGATGTCATTGACTTGACGAATtacgaggatgaagaggatgtggatgacCCTGTGGAGAACCGACTGTCTACCAAACTTGAACAACAGGGGAAACTGAGACGTGCGAGATCTCGAAAGTTTGCCAAACGGAAATCAGCAGCGAAACTTTCGCAAACACCATCTTACCCGCCATCGCGGTTCCAGTCAACATACTCGTATGATAACCCCGAGGAATCTTTTGCCCATAGCAATCAAGGGTATGGACACTCGCCTGCTAGCAGTCTCTACGATTCTTTCCACGAATCGCGTGGACATGCAGGTCATTCATCTATCGCCATGTCTCCTTCCGCTTCCCAATCCATGTTAATCCATTCTACTTCCCATTCTGTTCCGCAATCTATGTTATCCCCTTCCACTTCTATCTCCATGCTCCCCACTAGCCCTCCTTTCAACGCTTACCACGGCAACCATCAATCAGTCCGATCTATATCTGACTCGACGTATACCGCCAACGATCCATTTACGGGTGGCTCAAGCCAGGGACACGGAAGTCCGTCTGTCGGACATTCATCATTGACGGACGATACTCAGGTGGCTGTCCCTAATGATCCCTTTAGGGATATTCAAACTGCGCTTTCGAGGACATCACGGACGCAGAGTATGGTTCTTCTTGAGAATTCGGGGGCGGACCCAAAAGAAGACGCGGGGTTGTGGATTGATGAAGCGGATTACGCGGCAATGTGTGTGATGAGCGAGATGGCCAGAGCGGGAAAGCCGAAATTGTCAGCCgtgttggaggaggagattgagattGCGCAAGGTAGTTTAATTGTAGCAA CTTGCGGCCCAGTCACGCTAAACACTGTGGTCCGAAACCTTGTATCGAAGACCATTTCCCCATCACGTATCCGTCGTGGTGATAGGCGTGGCCATATTGTAGTGTATAGCGAAGATTACGAAGGGTGA